The Triticum aestivum cultivar Chinese Spring chromosome 7B, IWGSC CS RefSeq v2.1, whole genome shotgun sequence genome window below encodes:
- the LOC123161421 gene encoding abscisic acid receptor PYL3-like encodes MDGGSSGVGADEIWRPWDEHTVLRPEEMEYVRQFHQHEPGANQCTSFIAKHIKAPLQTVWSLVRRFDEPQVFKPFVEKCVMQGNIEPGCVREVTIKSGLPGTWSTERLELLDDNEHILSVKFIDGDHPLKNYSSILTVHHEVIGGHPGALVIESFVVDIPEENTENEIFYLVGNFIKINHNLLADVSERRNRALN; translated from the exons atggatggaggaagcagcggTGTGGGCGCAGACGAGATCTGGAGGCCATGGGACGAGCACACTGTGCTCCGCCCGGAGGAGATGGAGTACGTGCGACAGTTCCACCAGCACGAGCCAGGCGCCAACCAGTGCACCTCCTTCATCGCCAAGCACATCAAGGCGCCCCTCCAAAC GGTTTGGTCACTTGTGAGGAGGTTTGACGAGCCACAAGTTTTCAAGCCTTTTGTGGAGAAGTGTGTGATGCAAGGGAACATTGAGCCAGGATGTGTTAGAGAGGTCACTATCAAAAGTGGGTTGCCTGGTACATGGAGCACCGAGAGGTTGGAGCTGCTCGATGATAATGAGCACATCCTCAGTGTCAAGTTTATTGATGGTGATCATCCGCTAAAG AACTATTCATCTATTTTGACGGTCCACCATGAGGTCATTGGTGGTCATCCGGGAGCACTGGTAATTGAGTCATTTGTGGTCGACATCCCAGAGGAGAACACTGAAAACGAGATCTTTTACCTTGTTGGGAACTTTATCAAGATTAACCACAATCTGCTTGCTGATGTGTCAGAGAGACGCAACCGTGCACTAAACTAA